In a single window of the Branchiostoma floridae strain S238N-H82 chromosome 2, Bfl_VNyyK, whole genome shotgun sequence genome:
- the LOC118410431 gene encoding polycystin-2-like: MARKRRYEFSLEDGSPTGTGVPPVFPELDTRTKKHLKEVALSLVYAFAVMLVAYLQRDWLSFYQREAVEQLVVRRRSLAVKPFSYIKTSSSFWTWSETHLMDALYDDGNENALQSHSFYQVQWTKFRQERVSHDVPFTIPNDVLMSTIGYCKEPFSSHNKDWRDYGVGWTPKIDTGQNDTDPELSAWVHRSAEELREASFHGIHGVYHGGGYQVELGKNRTKTVAILRTLRNNDWIDEKTRAVFVQLTLYNPNSNLMTTVLLSVEFSVIGAAFPSYEVLIFPPYFGIVDLPISFLASEIVLLLLSGYFVYVEGWRMYKMSFKYFKQFWRILDSVIIAQAFGTFGVFFYTQYVADVIYHQMDAVDEEGAWGSFVNYRKVAIWSQTYTYMLGILISLTTIKLLHLLGSIVNGVTFLSATMMEAAAPLSGFSVIFLISVAAFAQMVYLVVGNHLFTYSTFVGTVQEMLNWMLGDFDYDQVTDVSPILGPVMVFLFNISFQLFLMMVFATILCEALALIRVKAEEEPRDDDLPPTLQTIVMEGTKSLRIRYQQAKVTRKCRDVVVYEFETKNVTGIELLCFEQSFDDRNGSDMASG, encoded by the exons ATGGCAAGGAAACGGAGATATGAATTTTCG CTGGAAGACGGGAGCCCAACAGGAACAGGGGTGCCCCCAGTCTTTCCTGAGTTGGACACGAGAACCAAGAAGCACTTGAAGGAAGTGGCCCTCAGCCTGGTTTATGCCTTTGCCGTGATGCTGGTGGCCTACCTACAGCGGGACTGGCTGAGTTTCTACCAGAGGGAGGCGGTGGAACAGTTGGTGGTCAGGCGACGCTCTCTTGCCGTTAAACCCTTCTCTTAC ATCAAGACGTCATCTTCCTTCTGGACCTGGTCAGAGACTCATCTGATGGATGCTCTGTATGACGATGGGAACGAGAACGCCCTACAGAGCCACTCGTTCTATCAGGTGCAGTGGACGAAATTCAGACAAGAGCGAGTGTCACACG ATGTGCCTTTTACAATTCCCAATGACGTCCTCATGAGTACGATTGGTTACTGCAAGGAGCCGTTCAGTTCTCACAACAAAGACTGGCGGGACTACGGAGTCGGATGGACTCCTAAAATTGACACCGGCCAGAACGACACCGATCCCGAACTGTCAGCCTGGGTCCATAGGTCGGCGGAAGAGCTGCGAG AGGCTTCGTTTCACGGAATACACGGAGTCTATCACGGCGGTGGTTACCAAGTGGAGCTGGGCAAGAACCGAACGAAGACCGTCGCTATCCTCCGTACTCTCCGAAACAACGACTGGATCGACGAAAAAACCCGAGCGGTGTTCGTGCAGCTGACCTTGTACAACCCGAATTCTAACCTGATGACGACGGTGCTGTTGTCGGTGGAGTTCAGCGTGATTGGAGCGGCCTTTCCTTCTTATGAAGTGCTGATCTTTCCGCCGTACTTTGGCATCGTAGACCTGCCCATCTCCTTCCTAGCGTCCGAGATCGTCCTGCTCCTGCTGTCTGGGTACTTCGTGTATGTTGAAG GTTGGAGGATGTATAAGATGTCCTTCAAGTACTTCAAACAGTTCTGGCGCATTCTGGATTCTGTCATCATCGCACAAGCATTTGGCACCTTTGGGGTCTTCTTCTACACCCAGTACGTCGCCGACGTCATCTACCATCAGATGGATGCAGTAGACGAAGAAGGCGCATGGGGGAGCTTCGTCAACTACAGGAAAGTGGCGATTTGGTCTCAGACGTACACGTACATGCTGGGCATACTGATCTCCCTGACCACAATCAAACTTCTCCATCTGTTAGGCTCCATTGTTAACGGAGTCACATTCTTGTCGGCTACAATGATGGAAGCTGCCGCACCCTTGTCTGGATTCAGCGTCATTTTCCTTATATCTGTAGCAGCCTTTGCGCAAATGGTGTATCTCGTCGTGGGCAACCACCTCTTCACATACAGCACTTTCGTTGGCACCGTGCAAGAGATGTTGAACTGGATGCTGGGAGATTTCGACTACGATCAGGTGACCGACGTTTCCCCCATTCTCGGTCCAGTGATGGTGTTCCTGTTCAACATCTCTTTCCAGCTGTTCCTGATGATGGTGTTTGCCACGATTCTGTGCGAGGCCCTGGCCCTGATACGTGTGAAAGCAGAAGAAGAACCCAGAGATGATGACCTTCCTCCTACCCTCCAGACCATCGTCATGGAAGGGACCAAGTCGTTACGCATACGCTATCAGCAGGCGAAAGTAACCAGAAAGTGCAGGGATGTGGTTGTGTACGAGTTTGAGACCAAGAATGTTACTGGAATAGAACTGCTATGTTTTGAACAGTCCTTCGATGACCGCAATGGCTCTGATATGGCTTCTGGTTGA